CGCCTCCGCCGGTGGTTCGCTATGAGCATGCCGCTCCAGGCGACTTGCTGCATCTGGACATCAAAGGCATGACGCGCTTCGGCGAGGTCTCGCTGCGCGGCGACGGCAGGCTGCGGGGCAAGAAGGAACACCCGGGCTTTTTGGCTCTGCATGTGGCCGTCGACGATCACTCGCGCATGGTCTTCGCCCAGATGCTGGCCGATCAGAAGGCGGAAACCACGATCGGTTTTCTGCACGCGGCGGTTGAGTTTTTCGCCAGCCATGGTATCGGCATCCGCGCGCTGCTGACCGACAACGGCAGCAGCTACCGCTCTCGCCAGTTCCGTCAGGCTTGCCAGCAGATGGCCATCAAACACAGCCGCACTCGGCCCTATACCCCCAGAACCAACGGCAAGGCCGAGCGCTTCATCCAGACAGCCATGCGCGAATGGGCTTACGCCAAACACTGGACCGACTCCAGCCAGAGAGATCAACACTTGCAGTCCTGGATCCACTACTACAACCACGAAAGACCTCATGGTAGCCTCAACTACAAACCACCCATCAGCCGATCCCAAGAAGGAACAACCTCTTGACCTTCTACACCCACCCGCCAAAGAAGGAATAGCAGAATTCGACTCGCCCAATCGCCGTGCCCGTCACGGCCATGCCGACTCGCGGCTAAAAGAACAACAAAAAAACAACTTGACAACCAGCGCTTTCATACATTAAGTCTCATGCCTGCTGCCCATGCGGACCATGGCGGGCATCGCCTTACGATTCTATTGAGCCTGACGAAATAGGGCTGGCCAAAAAATGGGGAAGAATATCTTGACCCAGTTCAGCCCAAGCCGTCTCCCTCGACTCAACTTTCGCCACAGCATTAAGACTATGGCTGCATAAGCGATGCCCAGCAGAATCCCGACTGCCAGCACTGCGACAAGGAACCCGGGCCATTTCAGAAAATCAAAATTTGCGAAGTACCACGTATCTCCACGCCTTACAAAGTGAGCCGTGGCTGTAGTATCCAAAGTATTGCCTTCGTGGTCATTGAAGTGAACCCTAACTGGCACAGAGGCGGTGTCGCCATGGATTACAACTTTTCCTTTGGGAATGAGGCTCAAGTCGTAATTAGGCGTACTCAACCGATGAAGATTACTTTTCCGTTCCGTTGCGGGCAGACTGGGGTCCAGCATCCGTGCAGGTGCTTCTGCGTGATCGGAAAGCCCTGCAATCAGGGTCCGCACCTGATCGGCTCCAGTTTGAGCTCTCGCCGTCGGAGGAAACAGAGACGTCGCCATCGTGAGGACACCAACCATTACCATCAGATTCATTGCACTTTTCCGTTGCTGAAATTGGATCATTGGGGTTGCACCTCAGGCTTCTGAATGGTTGTGGTTGTGGAATTTATATCTCCCTTAACAGAAGCTCCGGCAGTACCCGTAACGCCTCCCCAGCTGACATTGAAGGTCAGCCCCCCGCCATAGCCAAATACCGCCTCCGCTGAAGCCCCGAACCCGCTGGCTCCCAAATTCGCGGAGGCATCCGCTCCTATTCCTACTGCGCCGCTCGCACCTCCCGTTATTGTCACGGGACCCAGCGTGATCGTCTCGGATTGACTCGCCCTGAGAACGTCGGCATTCGCGCCGGCGGAGGCACTGATGCCAACCCCAGATTTACCCCCCAAGCTGACGCCCACACTCGCGCCAGCATTCGCGGTTACGCTGTTCATCTGAGTAGTCGAGTGCGTTCCTTCATGCAAAGTGGCTTCCGCAACCGATGCACTCGCCTTCGCGGAGGAGCTTGTGTTTAAACCGTAGGAAGCTGACGCACTCGCCTGTGCGGTTCCCGCTTTGCCGGTCCCAGAAATGAAGCCGTTACCTGCACTTCCCTGAGCGCCCGACACGCTTGCCGATGCGCTGGCTGAATGGCTTGAACTCAGCCAATTAATGAGCTTCCGGCAGACATCGCATTGAGGAAGATGCCCGTCCGCATCGACTCCTCCCAACGGATTGTTCAGCATGTAGCCGTACAGGTTCAGGCTCTGCGGATCGCCGAGCTTGGCGTAGGGCACGGGCTCGACCTTCGCGGACCAGTCCGGGGACATGAACCTTGCATCATTTTCGGAGTAGTATCTGGCCCCGAAGTAGTCATTGCCACTTTCCTGGTCGTGCTGTTTGCCGGTGAAGTGCTGTTCGTTGGGCGATTGCGGGGAGTTGGTGCAGTTGAGCCCGTCCCCATAGGGCAGGCTGGCGCAGAGTGATTCGAGCACGCCTTCATAGTCAGTCGAAGCACGCCGCGTGCCCAGCCAGTCGTTCAGCAGGAAGTGCAGCCCCTGCGCATCGTAGGTGGCGAAGAGCACTCCGTTGGCGTAGACATTGGTGAAGTTCCACTGCATCACGCCCGTGTCGCTCTTGGTGGTTTCCGTCACCGTCTGGCCAGACTGGTTCAGCACATAATCGGTCTCATAAGCCGAGCTCTCAAAGCCGTTCGTCGTCGGATCGCAGCTCCAGGCCGTGATTGGACCCTTGGCCACGCGATTCCCATCCGCGTCGTACACATAGCCCACCATCGCGCTGATCCCATCCACGGCAGCACCCTTCACCGCGCAGAGCTACAAATCACTCAAGTCAGGCTAAGCCACCACCACCGGCTCCATCTCGAGCGTCACGCCAAACTTCTTATACACGCCCTGCAAGATCTGCGTCGCCAGCACCAGTACATCCGAAGCCTTGGCCTCGCCGCGATTCACAAGCGCCAGCGTGTGCTTGCTTGAAATTCCAGCCGGACCCTCGCCAAATCCCTTGGGAAAACCCGCCTGCTCCACTAGCCACGCCGCCGGCAGCTTCACCTGGCCCTCGCCCGCAGGGTAGCAAGGCACGGGCCCCTCTGACTTCGCCGCAATCCGTTCATACAGCGTGCGCTCAATCACCGGATTCTTGAAGAAGCTCCCAGCGCTCCGGCAATCCGGCTCGCCCGCAACAATCAACATGCCCTTGCCATGCCGAATCTCTCGCACCGTCTCACTTACCTCTGCAAGCGAGGGCTGCGATCCGGCAGGGAAGCGCCGCTGCAGATCGGCATACGCCAGGTGCGGCGCTGCATGCGGCCGCAGCGCATAGGCTACTTCTGTCACCACATAACGGCCACGCTGCACCGTATTGAAAATGCTCTGCCGGTAGGCAAATCCGCATTCTGTCGCCGTCAGAGTGACAAATTGTTCCAGAGTCGTG
The DNA window shown above is from Acidobacterium capsulatum ATCC 51196 and carries:
- a CDS encoding IS481-like element ISAcp2 family transposase — encoded protein: MDIHQNARLTPYSREQLARKVICTGCTLKLAAASFNVSAKTAGKWVRRYRAEGSDGLRDRSSRPHRSPRRLPEALRLSVIELRRGYMPGYQIARRSAVSVSSVSRILRRARLSRWRDLNPPPPVVRYEHAAPGDLLHLDIKGMTRFGEVSLRGDGRLRGKKEHPGFLALHVAVDDHSRMVFAQMLADQKAETTIGFLHAAVEFFASHGIGIRALLTDNGSSYRSRQFRQACQQMAIKHSRTRPYTPRTNGKAERFIQTAMREWAYAKHWTDSSQRDQHLQSWIHYYNHERPHGSLNYKPPISRSQEGTTS
- a CDS encoding UDP-N-acetylmuramate dehydrogenase, which codes for MQFLESVSLASYTTFGIGGPARWFAEATSEEDVTAAFAFAGKRGFAVFVLGGGSNLLVSDQGFAGLVLRVGLRGIRQDGDVFHVAAGENWDAFVSHAVNLGYGGVECLAGIPGTVGATPVQNVGAYGQEVAETIVSVRAYDTTLEQFVTLTATECGFAYRQSIFNTVQRGRYVVTEVAYALRPHAAPHLAYADLQRRFPAGSQPSLAEVSETVREIRHGKGMLIVAGEPDCRSAGSFFKNPVIERTLYERIAAKSEGPVPCYPAGEGQVKLPAAWLVEQAGFPKGFGEGPAGISSKHTLALVNRGEAKASDVLVLATQILQGVYKKFGVTLEMEPVVVA
- a CDS encoding RHS repeat-associated core domain-containing protein, which produces MDGISAMVGYVYDADGNRVAKGPITAWSCDPTTNGFESSAYETDYVLNQSGQTVTETTKSDTGVMQWNFTNVYANGVLFATYDAQGLHFLLNDWLGTRRASTDYEGVLESLCASLPYGDGLNCTNSPQSPNEQHFTGKQHDQESGNDYFGARYYSENDARFMSPDWSAKVEPVPYAKLGDPQSLNLYGYMLNNPLGGVDADGHLPQCDVCRKLINWLSSSHSASASASVSGAQGSAGNGFISGTGKAGTAQASASASYGLNTSSSAKASASVAEATLHEGTHSTTQMNSVTANAGASVGVSLGGKSGVGISASAGANADVLRASQSETITLGPVTITGGASGAVGIGADASANLGASGFGASAEAVFGYGGGLTFNVSWGGVTGTAGASVKGDINSTTTTIQKPEVQPQ